A single window of Lacerta agilis isolate rLacAgi1 chromosome 12, rLacAgi1.pri, whole genome shotgun sequence DNA harbors:
- the INSIG1 gene encoding insulin-induced gene 1 protein isoform X2, whose protein sequence is MEKPVSRTEDHTWSCSCTARRRHRTPLGGSATGLAAKVGEMLSSSVSSSPLKLVSHSVRNPSSSNLGSGTSSSLNLSRDVVQRSLVLFVVGTFLALVLNLLQIQRNVTLFPEEVISTIFSSAWWVPPCCGTAAAVIGLLYPCIDSHLGEPHKFKREWASVMRCIAVFVGINHASAKLDFANNIQLSLTLAALSLGLWWTFDRSRSGLGLGITIAFVATLITQFLVYNGVYQYTSPDFLYIRSWLPCIFFSGGVTVGNIGRQLAMGVPEKPHSD, encoded by the exons ATGGAGAAGCCTGTGTCCAGAACAGAAGATCATACATGGAGTTGTTCCTGTACTGCCAGGAGAAGGCATAGAACCCCCTTAGGTGGAAGTGCCACAGGGCTGGCGGCCAAAGTGGGCGAAATGTTGAGCTCATCTGTCTCGAGTTCTCCTCTAAAACTAGTGAGTCACAGTGTGCGGAACCCAAGCAGCTCAAAccttggtagtggcaccagcaGCAGTTTGAACTTGAGCAGGGACGTAGTGCAACGGAGCCTGGTGCTCTTTGTCGTTGGCACTTTCCTTGCCCTGGTGCTGAACTTGCTGCAGATCCAGAGGAACGTAACACTCTTCCCCGAGGAGGTCATTTCTACAATCTTCTCCTCTGCTTGGTGGGTGCCCCCTTGCTGTGGGACAGCAGCAG CTGTTATTGGCCTGCTGTATCCCTGCATTGACAGTCATCTTGGTGAGCCTCACAAATTCAAGCGAGAATGGGCCAGTGTTATGCGGTGTATAGCAGTCTTTGTTGGCATTAACCATGCAAGTGCT AAATTGGATTTTGCAAACAATATCCAACTCTCCTTGACCCTAGCAGCTTTGTCACTGGGTCTCTGGTGGACATTTGATCGTTCAAGAAGTGGTCTTGGTCTTGGAATTACAATAGCTTTTGTAGCTACTCTGATTACACAGTTCCTTGTCTATAACGGTGTTTATCA GTATACATCCCCAGATTTCCTTTACATCCGGTCTTGGTTACCATGCATATTTTTCTCTGGAGGTGTGACAGTAGGAAACATAGGACGGCAGCTAGCTATG GGTGTTCCTGAGAAGCCTCACAGTGACTAA
- the INSIG1 gene encoding insulin-induced gene 1 protein isoform X1 — translation MLFSGLPRKAPCRLPPAPSAAAAAAADTIVTTTAPPPAERGEGGLWRGRPCGCGNLMEKPVSRTEDHTWSCSCTARRRHRTPLGGSATGLAAKVGEMLSSSVSSSPLKLVSHSVRNPSSSNLGSGTSSSLNLSRDVVQRSLVLFVVGTFLALVLNLLQIQRNVTLFPEEVISTIFSSAWWVPPCCGTAAAVIGLLYPCIDSHLGEPHKFKREWASVMRCIAVFVGINHASAKLDFANNIQLSLTLAALSLGLWWTFDRSRSGLGLGITIAFVATLITQFLVYNGVYQYTSPDFLYIRSWLPCIFFSGGVTVGNIGRQLAMGVPEKPHSD, via the exons ATGTTGTTCTCGGGGCTACCCAGGAAAGCTCCCTGTCGGCTTCCCCCCGCCCcttcggccgccgccgccgccgccgccgataCAATCGTCACCACCACGGCGCCCCCTCCCGCAGAGAGAGGCGAGGGAGGGCTCTGGCGCGGCCGGCCCTGCGGCTGCGG AAATCTCATGGAGAAGCCTGTGTCCAGAACAGAAGATCATACATGGAGTTGTTCCTGTACTGCCAGGAGAAGGCATAGAACCCCCTTAGGTGGAAGTGCCACAGGGCTGGCGGCCAAAGTGGGCGAAATGTTGAGCTCATCTGTCTCGAGTTCTCCTCTAAAACTAGTGAGTCACAGTGTGCGGAACCCAAGCAGCTCAAAccttggtagtggcaccagcaGCAGTTTGAACTTGAGCAGGGACGTAGTGCAACGGAGCCTGGTGCTCTTTGTCGTTGGCACTTTCCTTGCCCTGGTGCTGAACTTGCTGCAGATCCAGAGGAACGTAACACTCTTCCCCGAGGAGGTCATTTCTACAATCTTCTCCTCTGCTTGGTGGGTGCCCCCTTGCTGTGGGACAGCAGCAG CTGTTATTGGCCTGCTGTATCCCTGCATTGACAGTCATCTTGGTGAGCCTCACAAATTCAAGCGAGAATGGGCCAGTGTTATGCGGTGTATAGCAGTCTTTGTTGGCATTAACCATGCAAGTGCT AAATTGGATTTTGCAAACAATATCCAACTCTCCTTGACCCTAGCAGCTTTGTCACTGGGTCTCTGGTGGACATTTGATCGTTCAAGAAGTGGTCTTGGTCTTGGAATTACAATAGCTTTTGTAGCTACTCTGATTACACAGTTCCTTGTCTATAACGGTGTTTATCA GTATACATCCCCAGATTTCCTTTACATCCGGTCTTGGTTACCATGCATATTTTTCTCTGGAGGTGTGACAGTAGGAAACATAGGACGGCAGCTAGCTATG GGTGTTCCTGAGAAGCCTCACAGTGACTAA